One Pseudoxanthomonas sp. genomic window, TAAAGACGTCGAACTCAGGCTTCGGCCGGGGCTTCCGCAGCGGCTTCCGCCGGTGCTTCGCCACCACCCTGCTGATCGGCCACGGCCTTGACGGCGCGGGCGAACATGGATGCGGGTTCGGCCAGCACGCGGGCCAGCATGGCCAGCGCCTGATCGCGGGTCGGCAGCGACGCCAGGACGTCCACATGGCTGGCCGGATACAGCTGGCCACCCACGGACACGACCTTCGGCTGAAGCTTGTCGTTGCCCTTGGCGAACTCCTTGATCAGGCGGCCGGCGGCGCCGGGCTCCTCGGTCGAAAACGCATACAGCAGCGGACCGACGAGCTTGTCCTGGACAACCTCGAACTCGGTACCGGCGATGGCGCGCACGGCCAGGGTGTTCTTGACAACCTTCAAGAACACACCAGTCTCGCGGGCCTTCTTGCGCATCGCGGTCATTTGGCTGACCGTGGTGCCTGCGTATTCGGCAGCGACCAGGGAGTGCGCCTTGGCGGCGACGTCTGCCAGTTCGGCGACTACTTCTTGCTTCTGGGACAGATTGAGAGCCATACACTCCTCACTTATTGACTCCGCTCGCGGCTCCTGCCGTTCGCGGTCCTGGACGGCGTCCATCCTGGATGCCGGGGACTTGCGGTCCCGTCGGTGGCCTGTCTGACTGGCCGGCCTTGCGGCCAGCACCAGAAAACTTCCAGAAGGCGGCACCATCTGCGCAGGCGCACTCCCATGCGGGGGTGGATTAAGCGATCCCGCTAGCCACGACGGCGATTCCCTGCCAACACGAGCCTCCGTGCCCGTCGTCGTTGCGCGCTGACCGCACCTGCGGTCTTTGACGGCTGTCGCTTGCACCGGGACCCCGGCCTGGGCGACTGCCCTCAAAATTTTTTGCCGTCGTTCCCGCGAAAGCGGGAACCCGGCGACTTTCTTTTCTCCGGTGACTCAAAGCTCGAGTCACTGGATCCCCGCTTGAGCAGCCATTCGGCTGCCAAAAGCCGCGGGGATGACGGACTGACAAAGCCGCGCGCTTTGCGCGCGGGTCAGTTCGTCACTTCAGGGACAGCGAGGACTGGTCGACGGTCACGCCGGGGCCCATGGTCGAGCTGACCGAGATCTTCTGCAGGTACTGACCCTTGGAGGTGGCCGGCTTGGCCTTCACCAGGTCGATCAGCAGCGCCTGCAGGTTCGACTTCAGCGCTTCGTCCTCGAAGCTGGCCTTGCCGATGGTGCAGTGGATGATGCCGGCCTTGTCGGTGCGGTAGCGCACCTGGCCCGACTTGGCGTTCTTGACCGCCTCGGCCGGGTTCGGCGACACGGTGCCGACCTTCGGGTTCGGCATCAGGCCGCGCGGGCCCAGCACCGTACCCAGCTTGCCGACCACGCGCATCGCGTCCGGCGTGGCGATGACCACGTCGTAGTTGATGTCGCCGGCCAGCATCTTCTCGGCCAGGTCGTCCATGCCGACGGCTTCGGCGCCAGCGGCGGCGGCTTCGTCGGCCTTGGCGCCGGCCGGGGCGAACACCGCCACGCGGACCGACTTGCCGGTGCCGGCGGGCAGCACGGTCGAACCGCGCACCTGCTGGTCGGACTTCTTGGCATCCACGCCCAGGCGCACGGCGACGTCAACGGACTCGACGAACTTGGACTTGACCGCGGTCTTGACGATCTTCAGGGCCTCGTCAATGGCGTACGCCTTGCCGGGGGTCACGGCGGCCAGGATGGCCTTCTGTCGCTTGTTCTGTGCCATCTCTTAACCCTCTACCGTCAGGCCCATGGAGCGGGCCGAGCCCGCGATCGTGCGCACCGCTGCGTCCAGGTCGGCCGCGGTCAGGTCGGGTTCCTTCGCCTTGGCGATGTCCTCGAGCTGCTTGCGGGTGACCTTGCCCACCTTCTCGGTGTTCGGGCGCTTGGAGCCGGACGTGATGCCGACGGCCTTCTTCAGCAGGATCGACGCCGGCGGCGTCTTCGTGATGAAGGTGAAGGTACGGTCGGAATAGGCCGTGATGACCACCGGAATCGGCAGGCCCGGCTCCAGCTTCTGCGTGGCGGCGTTGAAGGCCTTGCAGAATTCCATGATGTTCAGGCCGCGCTGACCCAGCGCAGGACCGACCGGCGGCGAGGGGTTGGCCTGACCGGCCTTCACCTGCAGCTTGATGTAACCGACAACTTTCTTTGCCATGTGAGTACTCTCCGGGTGCTAGCGCCTGGGTGACAGGCTCCCCATCGGACCGGGAAAATCACGCGTCCCGGCATCGCGTTTTCTCGAACGCAGCAATGGCCACCCGAAGGCGGCCACGGCGCCTGCCCGGCATCGCCGTCAGGGAGCCGCGCAGTATATCAGGCTTTCACGGCGCCGGCTGAACATGCCGGACCGCGGGGATCAGGCCTTCTCGACCTGCCCGAATTCCAGTTCGACCGGGGTCGAACGGCCGAAGATCAGCACGGCGACGCGCAGGCGACTCTTCTCGTAGTTGACTTCCTCGACCACGCCGTTGAAGTCGTTGAACGGACCGTCGGTGACGCGGACCATCTCGCCCGGCTCGAACAGCACCTTGGGCTTGGGCTTCTCGACGCCCTCCTGGACGCGGTCGAGGATGGCCGCAGCCTCCTCGTCACGGATCGGCAGGGGACGGTCGGCGGTGCCGCCGATGAAGCCGAGGACC contains:
- the rplJ gene encoding 50S ribosomal protein L10, whose amino-acid sequence is MALNLSQKQEVVAELADVAAKAHSLVAAEYAGTTVSQMTAMRKKARETGVFLKVVKNTLAVRAIAGTEFEVVQDKLVGPLLYAFSTEEPGAAGRLIKEFAKGNDKLQPKVVSVGGQLYPASHVDVLASLPTRDQALAMLARVLAEPASMFARAVKAVADQQGGGEAPAEAAAEAPAEA
- the rplA gene encoding 50S ribosomal protein L1 gives rise to the protein MAQNKRQKAILAAVTPGKAYAIDEALKIVKTAVKSKFVESVDVAVRLGVDAKKSDQQVRGSTVLPAGTGKSVRVAVFAPAGAKADEAAAAGAEAVGMDDLAEKMLAGDINYDVVIATPDAMRVVGKLGTVLGPRGLMPNPKVGTVSPNPAEAVKNAKSGQVRYRTDKAGIIHCTIGKASFEDEALKSNLQALLIDLVKAKPATSKGQYLQKISVSSTMGPGVTVDQSSLSLK
- the rplK gene encoding 50S ribosomal protein L11; translated protein: MAKKVVGYIKLQVKAGQANPSPPVGPALGQRGLNIMEFCKAFNAATQKLEPGLPIPVVITAYSDRTFTFITKTPPASILLKKAVGITSGSKRPNTEKVGKVTRKQLEDIAKAKEPDLTAADLDAAVRTIAGSARSMGLTVEG
- the nusG gene encoding transcription termination/antitermination protein NusG, with amino-acid sequence MKRWYVVHAYSGFEKSVAQALRDRIVRDGMEEKFGDVLVPTEEVVEMRSGQKRRSERKFFPGYVLVQIETHDEGGIPRMDSESWHLVKDTSKVLGFIGGTADRPLPIRDEEAAAILDRVQEGVEKPKPKVLFEPGEMVRVTDGPFNDFNGVVEEVNYEKSRLRVAVLIFGRSTPVELEFGQVEKA